In the genome of Polynucleobacter sp. TSB-Sco08W16, the window TGCTTCACGGACCTCACGCATTGTTTCTTGAGCAACCTTACGCGCTTTGTCGCAACCATCTGCAATGATTGAGCGCAATAGACTTGGGTCGTCAAGATACTTTTGTGCACGCTCAAACATGGGCTGTTGCTCAGCCAAGATAGCATCAATAACTGGCTGCTTGCATTCTAAACATCCAATGCCAGCTGATTTACAGCCCTTATCTACCCACTGTTTCGTTTCCTCATTGGAGTAAACGGAATGCAATTGCCATACTGGACAACGCGCTGGATCACCAGCATCAGTTCTGCGAACGCGCGCAGGGTCCGTTGGCATTGTTCTGATTTTCTTGATTACGTCTTCTGGCTGTTCACGAATACTAATGGTGTTGCCATAAGACTTAGACATTTTTTGACCGTCAATGCCAGGCATACGTGATGCAGATGTCAATAGAGCTTGTGGCTCAGGAAGAATAATTTTGCGAGCGCCCTCCAAGAAACCAAAAAGACGTTCACGATCAGCCATCGATAAACTTTGCGCCTCTTGCAATAGTGCCTTGGCCTGCTCTAAAGCCTCATCATCGCCACGCTCTTGGAATGCAACACGCAATTCCAAATACATCTTGGCGCGTTTGCTACCTAATTTTTTAACTGCCTCTAATGCTTTCTCTTCAAAGCCAGGCTCACGACCATAAAGATAGTTAAAGCGACGCGCTACTTCACGCGTCATTTCAATGTGAGGAACCTGATCCTCACCTACTGGAACATGCTGGGCACGATAAATCAAAATATCGGCAGCCTGTAGGAGTGGGTAACCCAGGAAACCATAAGTTTGCAGGTCTTTTTCCTTGAGTTTTTCAATCTGGTCTTTGTAGGTTGGAACGCGCTCTAGCCATCCTAAAGGAGTGCCCATCGAAAGCAGCAGGAAAAGTTCTGCATGCTCGGGCACCTTGCTCTGAATAAATAGAGTTGCCTGATTTGGATCTACACCAGCCGCCAACCAATCAACCACCATATCCCAGACGGATTGCTCAATCACATCGGGAGTTTCATAATGAGTTGTTAAAGCATGCCAATCAGCAACAAAAAAGAAGCAGGGATATTCCGATTGCAAGCGTACCCAATTCTTTAATACCCCATGGTAATGACCAAGATGTAAATTGCCCGTAGGCCGCATACCAGAGAGAACACGTTCAGCAAACATCGTTTTTCTTTATCTTTATTGTGAAATTGTATTAATGAAATGCAGACCAGACAGGGGTCAGATGATCGGGTAAATGGGGAAGCGTTCCTAAATCAACATGACTCTCATCCGGGTCATGAAAATCAGACCCCCGCGAGGCAAGAAAACCATAATGCTGGGCAATCTTTCCATAAGTTTTGTATTGGTCCGGGCTGTGACTACCAGTGATAACTTCAATCCCCAGGCCGCCAATATCTTTGAAGTGCTGGTAGAGCTCACCCATCTGTAATGCTGTGAGCTTATAGCGGCCAGGGTGGGCAATTACCGCCACGCCACCAGCCCCCTTAATCCACGCAACTGCATTGTCCAGCGTTGCCCATTGATGTGGAACATAACCAGGCTTATCTTCAACCAAATATTTTTTGAAAACTTCTTCTGTGTCGCGACAAACGCCCTGCTCCACCAGATAACGAGCAAAGTGTGTTCTGGAGATAAGATCATGGTTACCGGCAAAATGAAGTGCACCTTCATAGGCTCCGGGAATACCTACTTTGAGTAGTTGCTCAGCCATCAACTTTGCGCGATTCGCTCGACCATCACGAGTTTGGCGCAAGCCTTCAATAATTCCAGCATGATTGGCATCAATCCCAAGACCAACAATATGAATTGTTTGACCCATCCAGGTTACGGAGATTTCTACGCCTGATACATAATCCATTTTGAGAGCGTTCGCCGCAGCTCTCGCGCGCTCTTGGCCACCAAGCTCGTCATGATCAGTCAATGCCCATAGATGTACGCCATTTGCCTGAGCACGCTCCGCCAATACTTCAGGCGTCAATGTGCCATCAGAGACCACGGAGTGGCAATGCAAATCGGCATTTAGGGTGGGAAAGCTACTCATGACCCTATTTTAGGTCAAGCTGGTATCAATTACCCGCCGCGGCGCATCAAGGTAGTCACGGGACTGCATCTCAATCAAGCGGGACACTGTTCTAGAGAATTCGGCAGTAATTTGACCTTCTGTATACAGATCAGGAGCCGGCACCTCGGCAGACATGATTAGCTTTATTTTATGGTCGTATAAAACGTCAATCAGCCATATAAAACGGCGTGCCTCATTGGTCATCCTAGGGGGCATATAGGGCACCCCGGACAAAATTACCGTATGAAATTGATTGGCAATTTCTAAATAATCATTTTGTGAGCGAGGCCCGCAGCATAGCGTTTGAAAATCAAACCAGACTACCCCGTCACCCATATGCAAGGGTTTAAGTTCACGGGATTCTATATTTAATACTGGATTGAACCGCTCCTGCTGGTTACCAATCAGACCTGAGAACATTTCTAATAAACGTTGGTCGGTCTTCTCATTTAGCGGCGTTAAGTATGCCTCCACCTGAGCCATCTGCACCCGACGGTAATCATTACCAGCATCCACATTCAGAACATCCAGTTTTTCTTCTAGCAATTTAATTGCTGGAAGGAGGCGATCGCGATGCAAGCCATTTGGATAGAGTTGATCAGGACGGTAATTAGATGTCATTACAAACTGGACGCGATCCTCAAATAGCGCGCTAAGTAAGCGATACAGGATCATGGCATCAGCGATGTCATTAATATGAAACTCATCAAAACAAATCAGGCGGTAGCGCTTTGATATCCGCTTGGCAAGCTCATCTAAAGGATCGGATAGGCCAGACAGCTCATGCAATTCACGATGTACTTCACGCATGAATTCATGGAAATGAATGCGAACCTTTTTTTCCAATGGTGAGGCAGCATAAAAACAATCCATCAGAAAGGATTTGCCACGGCCTACCCCACCCCATAGGTAAAGGCCACGGGGTAGATTCGGCTTAAATATTTTTTTCTTGAGACTATTACTGCGAATTTCTTTATACGCAATCCATTCGTCTTCACACTGCTGCAAACGCTCAACAGCACGAAGCTGCGCGGGATCACTTTGATACCCGCGCGTTTTTAACTCTTGTTGGTAAAACTCAATGGTTTTCAATTACATATTTAATGCACGTTGATCTGTCGCTAAAGCCGCTTCGCGCATTACTTCTGACAAACTAGGATGCGGATGACAGATGCGTGCAATATCTTCAGCTGCCGCTTTAAATTCCATTGCTACAGCAGCTTCAGCAATTAAGTCAGAAGCATTTGGTCCAATGATATGTACGCCGAGAATTTCATCGGTTTTAGCATCAGCCAATACTTTGACGAAACCATCAGAGCGACCCATGCCTAAGGCGCGACCATTGGCTGCAAACGGGAATTGACCGGCTTTGTAAGCAATGCCAGCCTCTTTGAGCGCCTGCTCTGTTTTCCCAACCCACGCAATTTCTGGATCGGTATAGATGACCCAAGGAATGCAGTTGTAATCAATATGCGGTTTTTGACCAGCAATCACTTCGGCAACCAAAACACCTTCGTCTTCTGCTTTGTGCGCCAACATTGGTCCACGCACTACATCACCCACAGCATAAACACCAGGAGCTGAAGTTGCACAAGTATGGTCGTCAATCGGAATGAAGCCGCGCTCATCTACCTTGAGGCCAATTTTGTCTAAACCCAATTTATCCGTATTAGGTACGCGGCCAACTGAAACGATTAATCGATCGCATTCTAATTGAGCTGCTTTACCAGCGCTATCGGTGTAATTTACAACTACACCTTTCTTGTCCGCTTTTACATCCCCAATCTTGACACCCATATTGATGTTCAAACCTTGTTTGACAAAAAGCTTTTGCGCTTCTTTAGCAATACTCACATCGCAAGCCGCCAAGAATGAAGGTAAGGCCTCAAGCACAGTCACTTCTGATCCTAGGCGACGCCATACAGAACCGAGCTCTAAACCGATCACGCCAGCACCAATGACGCCCAATTTCTTGGGTACTGAATCAAACTTCAAGGCACCTTCGTTATCGCAGATCAAGACGTTATCTACTGTCAGGCCAGGCAAATGACGTGCCTTAGATCCGGTTGCAATGATGACATTCTTAGCAGTAACAGTCTCTTTATCTTTGCCATCAATCTTGACTTGATAGCCGTCAGCGCCTTTGCCCTCAAAAGAAGCGTGGCCTTTTAATAAAGTGATCTTGTTCTTACGAAACAGATACTGGATGCCACCAGTCATCTTGGTAACGATGTCATCTTTACGTGAAACCATCTTTTTAGAATCGATGCTGACAGAGCCAACCTTAATTCCATGATCAGCAGCATGATGGCCAATCTTCTCGAATTCCTCAGAGGAAGCCAATAAGGCCTTCGATGGAATACAGCCGACGTTCAAGCAAGTTCCGCCTAAGCGTGGCTCACCTTTAGGATCATCATAGCTATTGGATTCAGCGCAGGCAACTTTAAAACCGAGTTGTGCTGCACGAATTGCGGCAATGTAACCACCAGGGCCACCGCCAATTACAACTACATCAAAAACTTGGCTCATGATCTTTCCTTCTTACAAATCAAGGAGGAGACGTGAAGGATCTTCCAAAGCATCCTTCATGGCGACTAGACCAAGCACAGCTTCACGGCCGTCAATGATGCGGTGATCATATGACAAGGCAAGGTAGTTAATTGGGCGAACAACTACTTGACCATTCTCAACTACAGCGCGATCTTTAGTTGCATGAATTCCCAAAATGGCTGATTGCGGAGGATTGATGATTGGTGTTGAGAGCATAGAACCAAATACACCACCGTTAGAGATGGAGAATGTGCCACCAGTCAATTCTTCAATTGACAACTTACCCTCACGAGCTTTGTTACCAAACTCAGCAATTTTCTTCTCGATATCAGCCAAGTTCATTTGGTCCACATCACGCAGAATTGGAACTACCAAACCGCGTGGCGAGCTTACAGCGATACCAATATCAAAGTAACCGTGATAAACAATGTCATTACCATCAACAGAAGCATTCAAGAGTGGGAACTTCTTCAAAGCATGTGTCGCAGCTTTAACAAAGAAAGACATGAAGCCCAACTTCACGCCATGGACCTTTTCAAACTGGTCCTTGTATTTATTACGCAGCGCAATTACAGGACCCATATTGACTTCATTAAAGGTGGTCAAGATGGCGTTATTCGCCTGGGACTCAAGTAAACGCTCTGCAATACGAGCACGCAAACGACTCATTGGAACTCGCTCTTCTGGGCGATCACCGGTTGGAATTGGAGCGCTTGGTAACGCAGCAGACTTCGTGCTGCCGGCTGAAGCATTCAATGCATCACCTTTGGTAATGCGGCCATCACGTCCAGAACCGGAAACTTGACCTGCATCGATATTTTTCTCTGCCAGAATTTTTGCCGCTGAAGGAGCTGCGACTGCACTCGTAGCCTTGGCAGGAGCTGCTGCGGCCGCAGGTGCAGCAGCCGGAGTAGCCGCAGGTGCTGGAGCTGCTGCAGCCGCAGGAGCGGCAGCTGCAACAGCAGTGCTATCGATTTTTGCAATCAACTGCTCAGCAACAACCGTGCCACCGTCTGCAACAACGATTTCTGTCAAAACACCGGCGGAAGGAGCCGGAACTTCGAGAACAACCTTATCGGTTTCGATTTCGATCAAGATCTCGTCTTGACCAACTGCATCGCCGACTTTCTTTTTCCATTGCAATAAAGTTGCTTCAGCAACTGACTCAGAGAGTTGGGGTACTTTAACTTCGAAAATAGCCATGATTAATCCTGTTTATTTATATGTATGTTGAGTAATGAAGACGATTATTTCGTGATCACGTAACCTTTTAATTTGGCAAACGCCGCATTGAGAAGAGATTTCTGCTGTTCTTGGTGGAGATGCGCATATCCGCAAGCAGGCGAAGCAGATGCAGGGCGACCTGCATAAGACAGCTTCATACCTTCAGACATGTTTTCCAAAATATTGTGTTGAACAAAGAACCATGCGCCTTGGTTTTGTGGCTCATCTTGACACCAAACTACCTCTTCCAATTTTGGATATTTCTTCAATTCGGCAGTCAATGCTTTGTGCGGGAATGGATAGAGCTGCTCCAAACGAATGATTGCGACATCATCAATTTTCTTCTCAGCACGTTGCTTAACTAGGTCGTAATAAACCTTACCAGAGCAGATCACCAAGCGAGTCACTTTCTTGGCATCAATCGTGTCATCACGCTCACCCAATATAGTTTGGAAACCACCCTTTGTGAACTCTGATAAAGGTGAAGCAGCTTCTTTATTACGCAACAATGATTTAGGAGTCATCAAGATCAGCGGTTTGCGGAACTGACGAATCATTTGACGACGCAACACATGGAATATCTGCGAAGCAGTGGTTGGCTGAATGACTTGCATATTGGTGTCAGCACACAACTGCATAAAGCGCTCAAGACGTGCAGAGGAATGCTCTGGGCCTTGACCTTCATAGCCGTGTGGCAACATCATGACTAAACCGTTAGCACGACCCCACTTCACTTCACCAGAGGCGATGAACTGGTCGATGACTACTTGAGCACCATTGGCAAAGTCGCCAAATTGCGCCTCCCAAATTGTTAGCGTGTTGGGTTCAGCCGCAGCATAGCCATACTCAAAACCAAGAACTGCCTCTTCTGAAAGAATAGAGTCAATGACGACAAATGGGGCCTGATCTTTAGTGACGTGTTGTAAAGCAATATAAGTACCGGTGTCCCATTTCTCACGATTTTGCTCATGCAAGACTGCATGGCGATGAGTAAAGGTACCGCGCCCGCTATCCTCACCAGACAAACGCACTGGGTAGCCACTGGCAACCAAGGATGCGAAAGCCATATGCTCGCCCATACCCCAGTCAATATTCACCTCACCACGCCCCATGGCTGCACGGTCGTTATAGACCTTAGCTACCAATGGATGTGCTTTGAAGTTTTCTGGAATGGTTGAAATCTTTTCAGCCAAACGCTTCCACTCTGTTAATGGAATAGCAGTGTCAGCTTCATCGGTCC includes:
- a CDS encoding tryptophan--tRNA ligase, whose translation is MFAERVLSGMRPTGNLHLGHYHGVLKNWVRLQSEYPCFFFVADWHALTTHYETPDVIEQSVWDMVVDWLAAGVDPNQATLFIQSKVPEHAELFLLLSMGTPLGWLERVPTYKDQIEKLKEKDLQTYGFLGYPLLQAADILIYRAQHVPVGEDQVPHIEMTREVARRFNYLYGREPGFEEKALEAVKKLGSKRAKMYLELRVAFQERGDDEALEQAKALLQEAQSLSMADRERLFGFLEGARKIILPEPQALLTSASRMPGIDGQKMSKSYGNTISIREQPEDVIKKIRTMPTDPARVRRTDAGDPARCPVWQLHSVYSNEETKQWVDKGCKSAGIGCLECKQPVIDAILAEQQPMFERAQKYLDDPSLLRSIIADGCDKARKVAQETMREVREAMGLAYD
- a CDS encoding 3',5'-nucleoside bisphosphate phosphatase, producing the protein MSSFPTLNADLHCHSVVSDGTLTPEVLAERAQANGVHLWALTDHDELGGQERARAAANALKMDYVSGVEISVTWMGQTIHIVGLGIDANHAGIIEGLRQTRDGRANRAKLMAEQLLKVGIPGAYEGALHFAGNHDLISRTHFARYLVEQGVCRDTEEVFKKYLVEDKPGYVPHQWATLDNAVAWIKGAGGVAVIAHPGRYKLTALQMGELYQHFKDIGGLGIEVITGSHSPDQYKTYGKIAQHYGFLASRGSDFHDPDESHVDLGTLPHLPDHLTPVWSAFH
- the zapE gene encoding cell division protein ZapE, with protein sequence MKTIEFYQQELKTRGYQSDPAQLRAVERLQQCEDEWIAYKEIRSNSLKKKIFKPNLPRGLYLWGGVGRGKSFLMDCFYAASPLEKKVRIHFHEFMREVHRELHELSGLSDPLDELAKRISKRYRLICFDEFHINDIADAMILYRLLSALFEDRVQFVMTSNYRPDQLYPNGLHRDRLLPAIKLLEEKLDVLNVDAGNDYRRVQMAQVEAYLTPLNEKTDQRLLEMFSGLIGNQQERFNPVLNIESRELKPLHMGDGVVWFDFQTLCCGPRSQNDYLEIANQFHTVILSGVPYMPPRMTNEARRFIWLIDVLYDHKIKLIMSAEVPAPDLYTEGQITAEFSRTVSRLIEMQSRDYLDAPRRVIDTSLT
- the lpdA gene encoding dihydrolipoyl dehydrogenase, yielding MSQVFDVVVIGGGPGGYIAAIRAAQLGFKVACAESNSYDDPKGEPRLGGTCLNVGCIPSKALLASSEEFEKIGHHAADHGIKVGSVSIDSKKMVSRKDDIVTKMTGGIQYLFRKNKITLLKGHASFEGKGADGYQVKIDGKDKETVTAKNVIIATGSKARHLPGLTVDNVLICDNEGALKFDSVPKKLGVIGAGVIGLELGSVWRRLGSEVTVLEALPSFLAACDVSIAKEAQKLFVKQGLNINMGVKIGDVKADKKGVVVNYTDSAGKAAQLECDRLIVSVGRVPNTDKLGLDKIGLKVDERGFIPIDDHTCATSAPGVYAVGDVVRGPMLAHKAEDEGVLVAEVIAGQKPHIDYNCIPWVIYTDPEIAWVGKTEQALKEAGIAYKAGQFPFAANGRALGMGRSDGFVKVLADAKTDEILGVHIIGPNASDLIAEAAVAMEFKAAAEDIARICHPHPSLSEVMREAALATDQRALNM
- the odhB gene encoding 2-oxoglutarate dehydrogenase complex dihydrolipoyllysine-residue succinyltransferase — translated: MAIFEVKVPQLSESVAEATLLQWKKKVGDAVGQDEILIEIETDKVVLEVPAPSAGVLTEIVVADGGTVVAEQLIAKIDSTAVAAAAPAAAAAPAPAATPAAAPAAAAAPAKATSAVAAPSAAKILAEKNIDAGQVSGSGRDGRITKGDALNASAGSTKSAALPSAPIPTGDRPEERVPMSRLRARIAERLLESQANNAILTTFNEVNMGPVIALRNKYKDQFEKVHGVKLGFMSFFVKAATHALKKFPLLNASVDGNDIVYHGYFDIGIAVSSPRGLVVPILRDVDQMNLADIEKKIAEFGNKAREGKLSIEELTGGTFSISNGGVFGSMLSTPIINPPQSAILGIHATKDRAVVENGQVVVRPINYLALSYDHRIIDGREAVLGLVAMKDALEDPSRLLLDL